One Deltaproteobacteria bacterium DNA window includes the following coding sequences:
- the dnaE gene encoding DNA polymerase III subunit alpha produces MADFVHLHLHTLYSLLDGAIRMKDLIKGVQAAGMKSVAVTDHGNMFGTIDFYKKAKEAGIKPILGYEAYVAGPKGRTDRSERVANHLILLAKNDVGYKNLRTLSSYAYMDGMYYHPRVDKQLLKQHSEGLFALSACLAGEVTGAAARNDMDHAKKAALEFKEIFEPGHFFLEVQGNGLGEQKIANDNLKQLGRDTGIELCATADSHYLKREDAAAHEILMCIASGKKLEDAKRLKHETDQLYLKTPDDLMRDFADIPEAVHNSVLIGEQCNVELQLNKPMLPTFKVPEGVSSDEYMAKLARDGLDQRFKELIGRVSYPIDKDEYRKRLEMEIGVIQKMGFSGYFLIVQDFINWAKKNGVPVGPGRGSGAGSIVAYSLRITDLDPIPYNLLFERFLNPERVSMPDFDVDFCQDNRHKVISYVTEKYGKDNVGQIITFGQLKARSVIKDVVRVMGLPFAEGDRIAKLVPEVLNISLKQAIWGDAEKGIAGEPRLKELYEKPQQLAVIDGKVIDTKQFLDIAIALEGLNRQAGMHAAGIVISDGALWNHVPVYRPSGEDFLVTQFAKDEVEAAGLVKFDFLGLTTLTVIQNAINLVNRNHKLDPPITAETIPMDDKALYQLISKGDTAGVFQMESSGFTEMVRKMKPSVFEDVIAAGALYRPGPLDQKLDDGRTMVDVYIDRKHGREKVKYPHPKLEPILKDTYGVIVYQEQVMQISQVLGGYSLGRADLLRRAMGKKKAEVMQKERAGFLEGCEKGQVDLKIAGEIFDLMEKFAQYGFNKSHSAAYALITVQTAWLKAHYRVEFMAALLTSVKDNTDKVVKYISESRAAGIEVLPPDVNESELAFGAVNGKIRFGMGAVKGVGETAIEAILEARKSGPFKGMADFCERVDGRRVNKKCLEALIKSGAFDFEKQPRRRLVEAIDRVVEYGAGTQRDKASGQSSLFGLMSTPTQQTDTKQLYGTTEEWPEKLRLANEKEAMGFYVSGHPLDQYAKELQRYAKSTTVVPTLREGDKVTVAGVVAVLRELVTKKSGKRMAFMTLEDTSGSVDVICFPGGGGGGGPPEGGKPRPPRDGYDKWEPMLKTDDPILVTGKVQVKSMDDGEKVAELIAEEIKTLAEVRAKRAKKLRITLPAELVDEAKLAKLKDEFGKNPGPLPVTLELEVEGQATAELATGIKVQVSDDLISFADRLFGQKCAEVS; encoded by the coding sequence ATGGCCGACTTCGTCCACCTCCACCTGCACACGCTCTACAGCCTCCTGGACGGCGCCATCCGCATGAAGGACCTCATCAAAGGGGTCCAGGCCGCGGGCATGAAGAGCGTGGCCGTGACCGACCACGGCAACATGTTCGGCACCATCGACTTCTACAAGAAGGCCAAGGAGGCGGGCATCAAGCCCATCCTCGGCTACGAGGCCTACGTCGCAGGTCCCAAGGGCCGCACCGATCGCAGCGAGCGCGTGGCCAACCACCTCATCCTGCTCGCCAAGAACGACGTCGGTTACAAGAACCTCCGGACGCTCTCGTCCTACGCGTACATGGACGGGATGTACTACCACCCGCGCGTCGACAAGCAGCTCTTGAAGCAGCACAGCGAGGGCCTCTTCGCGCTCTCCGCGTGCCTCGCCGGCGAGGTCACCGGCGCCGCCGCGCGCAACGACATGGACCACGCGAAGAAGGCCGCGCTCGAGTTCAAGGAGATCTTCGAGCCCGGCCACTTCTTCCTCGAGGTGCAGGGCAACGGCCTCGGCGAGCAGAAGATCGCCAACGACAACCTCAAGCAGCTCGGCCGCGACACCGGCATCGAGCTCTGCGCCACCGCCGACTCGCACTACCTCAAGCGCGAGGACGCGGCCGCGCACGAGATCCTCATGTGCATCGCCTCGGGCAAGAAGCTCGAGGACGCCAAGCGGCTCAAGCACGAGACCGACCAGCTCTACTTGAAGACGCCCGACGACCTGATGCGCGACTTCGCGGACATCCCCGAGGCCGTGCACAACTCCGTGCTCATCGGCGAGCAGTGCAACGTCGAGCTCCAGCTCAACAAGCCCATGCTCCCCACCTTCAAGGTGCCGGAGGGCGTGAGCTCCGACGAGTACATGGCCAAGCTCGCGCGCGACGGCCTCGACCAGCGCTTCAAGGAGCTCATCGGCCGCGTCAGCTATCCCATCGACAAGGACGAGTACCGCAAGCGCCTGGAGATGGAGATTGGCGTCATCCAGAAGATGGGCTTCAGCGGCTACTTCCTCATCGTCCAGGACTTCATCAACTGGGCGAAGAAGAACGGCGTGCCCGTGGGTCCCGGCCGTGGCTCGGGCGCGGGATCGATCGTCGCCTATTCATTGCGCATTACAGACTTGGACCCGATTCCCTATAACCTGCTCTTCGAGCGCTTCCTGAATCCGGAGCGCGTGTCGATGCCGGACTTCGACGTCGACTTCTGCCAGGACAACCGCCACAAGGTGATCAGCTACGTCACCGAGAAGTACGGCAAGGACAACGTCGGGCAGATCATCACCTTTGGCCAGCTCAAGGCGCGCTCGGTCATCAAGGACGTGGTCCGCGTGATGGGCCTGCCCTTCGCCGAGGGCGACCGCATCGCCAAGCTGGTTCCGGAAGTCCTCAACATTTCGTTGAAGCAGGCCATCTGGGGCGACGCCGAGAAGGGTATCGCCGGCGAGCCGCGGCTCAAGGAGCTCTACGAGAAGCCGCAGCAGCTCGCGGTCATCGACGGCAAGGTCATCGACACCAAGCAGTTCCTGGATATCGCCATCGCTCTCGAGGGACTCAATCGACAGGCGGGCATGCACGCCGCCGGCATCGTGATTTCAGACGGCGCACTGTGGAATCACGTTCCGGTTTATCGCCCGAGCGGTGAAGACTTCCTGGTTACACAGTTTGCAAAAGATGAGGTCGAGGCTGCCGGACTTGTGAAGTTCGACTTCCTCGGCCTGACGACGCTCACCGTCATCCAGAACGCGATCAACCTCGTCAATCGCAACCACAAGCTGGACCCGCCGATCACCGCCGAAACCATCCCCATGGATGACAAGGCGCTGTACCAGCTCATCTCCAAGGGCGACACGGCCGGCGTCTTCCAGATGGAGTCGAGCGGCTTCACGGAGATGGTCCGGAAGATGAAGCCGAGCGTGTTCGAGGACGTGATCGCCGCGGGCGCGCTCTACCGCCCCGGCCCCCTCGACCAGAAGCTCGACGACGGCCGCACCATGGTCGACGTGTACATCGACCGGAAGCACGGCCGCGAGAAGGTGAAGTACCCGCACCCCAAGCTCGAGCCCATCCTCAAGGATACGTACGGCGTCATCGTCTACCAGGAGCAGGTGATGCAGATCTCGCAGGTCCTGGGCGGCTACAGCCTGGGCCGCGCCGACCTGCTCCGCCGCGCGATGGGCAAGAAGAAGGCCGAGGTGATGCAGAAGGAGCGCGCCGGCTTCCTCGAGGGCTGCGAGAAGGGCCAGGTCGACCTCAAGATCGCCGGCGAGATCTTCGACCTGATGGAGAAGTTCGCCCAGTACGGCTTCAACAAGTCGCACTCGGCCGCGTACGCGCTGATCACCGTCCAGACCGCGTGGCTCAAGGCGCACTACCGCGTCGAGTTCATGGCGGCGCTGCTGACCTCGGTCAAAGACAATACCGACAAGGTTGTGAAGTACATCAGCGAGTCGCGCGCGGCGGGCATCGAGGTGTTGCCGCCGGACGTGAACGAGTCGGAGCTCGCGTTCGGCGCGGTGAACGGGAAGATCCGCTTCGGCATGGGCGCGGTGAAGGGCGTGGGCGAGACGGCCATCGAGGCCATCCTCGAGGCGCGCAAGTCTGGTCCGTTCAAGGGCATGGCCGACTTCTGCGAGCGCGTCGACGGCCGGCGCGTGAACAAGAAGTGCCTGGAGGCGCTCATCAAGAGCGGCGCCTTCGACTTCGAGAAGCAGCCGCGGCGCCGGCTGGTCGAGGCAATCGATAGGGTTGTCGAGTACGGCGCGGGCACGCAGCGCGACAAGGCCTCGGGGCAGAGCTCGCTGTTCGGGCTGATGTCGACGCCCACGCAGCAGACCGACACCAAGCAGCTCTACGGGACAACCGAGGAGTGGCCCGAGAAGCTGCGGCTCGCGAACGAGAAGGAGGCGATGGGCTTCTACGTGTCGGGGCACCCGCTCGATCAGTACGCGAAGGAGCTGCAGCGCTACGCGAAGAGCACGACGGTGGTGCCGACGCTGCGCGAGGGCGACAAGGTGACGGTGGCCGGCGTGGTGGCCGTGCTGCGCGAGCTGGTGACGAAGAAGAGCGGCAAGCGCATGGCGTTCATGACCCTCGAGGACACGAGCGGGAGCGTGGACGTGATCTGCTTCCCCGGTGGCGGCGGCGGTGGTGGGCCGCCGGAGGGTGGCAAGCCGCGTCCGCCGCGAGATGGCTATGACAAGTGGGAGCCCATGCTGAAGACCGATGACCCGATTTTGGTGACGGGCAAGGTCCAGGTGAAGAGCATGGACGACGGCGAGAAGGTGGCCGAGCTGATCGCCGAGGAGATCAAGACGCTGGCCGAGGTGCGGGCCAAGCGGGCCAAGAAGCTGCGCATCACCCTACCCGCCGAGCTGGTGGATGAGGCCAAGTTGGCAAAGTTGAAGGATGAGTTCGGGAAGAATCCCGGGCCGCTGCCGGTGACACTCGAACTCGAGGTGGAAGGACAGGCAACCGCCGAGCTGGCGACGGGGATCAAGGTGCAAGTGAGTGATGATTTGATCTCGTTTGCGGACAGGTTGTTTGGGCAGAAGTGTGCTGAGGTGAGTTGA
- a CDS encoding B-box zinc finger protein, whose translation MVAAASGPRCPEHPDAVATLVCSRCHKPLCERCAASSSPPVCLDCALREPDVVADEPPLDVVHVLKQSASLLAELAPQLLIGMVILFGVQLVLALILGVSHLAVPVVTRVMELLTGAVFAVYVMCLARERRAGHEPKVLFCLQETAKLADTALTAMIFLGVVAALGLVLLVAPGLMVLSHFAVAPAVAVFEPGSKAALRAVELSKGNRGKTLALGLMQVALIFGLPSVRHALAPLLSGHVPAFTLAAGLYALQWTAAAYAALLGYGMYTGLVAAARQRGTT comes from the coding sequence ATGGTGGCAGCGGCTTCCGGCCCACGATGTCCCGAACATCCCGACGCGGTGGCGACGCTCGTTTGTAGCCGCTGCCACAAGCCACTCTGCGAGCGCTGCGCCGCCAGCAGCTCGCCGCCGGTGTGCTTGGACTGCGCGCTCCGAGAGCCGGACGTCGTGGCCGACGAGCCGCCGCTGGACGTCGTTCATGTGCTGAAGCAGTCGGCGTCGCTGCTGGCCGAGCTCGCACCGCAGCTCCTCATCGGGATGGTGATCTTGTTTGGCGTGCAGCTGGTGCTGGCGCTGATCCTGGGCGTGAGCCACCTGGCCGTCCCGGTGGTGACCCGGGTCATGGAGCTGCTCACCGGAGCGGTGTTCGCCGTGTACGTGATGTGCCTCGCGCGGGAGCGTCGAGCGGGCCACGAGCCCAAGGTCCTCTTCTGCCTGCAAGAGACCGCCAAGCTCGCGGACACGGCCCTCACCGCCATGATCTTCCTGGGCGTGGTCGCCGCGCTGGGGCTGGTCCTGCTCGTCGCGCCAGGCTTGATGGTGCTCTCGCACTTCGCCGTCGCGCCGGCGGTGGCCGTGTTCGAGCCCGGGTCGAAGGCGGCGCTGCGGGCCGTCGAGCTCTCGAAAGGGAATCGGGGCAAGACGCTCGCGCTGGGGCTCATGCAGGTGGCGCTCATCTTCGGCCTCCCGAGCGTCCGCCACGCGCTGGCTCCCCTGCTCTCTGGCCACGTGCCGGCCTTCACGCTGGCGGCGGGGCTCTACGCGCTGCAGTGGACCGCCGCGGCGTACGCGGCCCTGCTCGGCTACGGGATGTACACGGGGCTGGTGGCCGCGGCTCGACAGCGTGGGACGACGTGA
- a CDS encoding RNA methyltransferase, which produces MHPVAFVFHELRSPENLGSIARAMKNFGVTDLVLAAPLTYAFGEAEKLAVKSADLLDRMRVERELPPALGPYVFVAGTTSRTLPDRPSLNGEQLAKRLHEERQRGPVAVLFGSEKRGLSDAELDLCQAVVTLPSQPPQPSINVAQSAAIIAYEIGKLAAPELAPAAATTLATRERMEALFGSMQKALLQAGFLNPQNPEDILDELRRLLDRAQPSEREAQLLLTAFAKLDRALKK; this is translated from the coding sequence ATGCATCCCGTCGCCTTCGTCTTCCACGAGCTGCGCAGCCCGGAGAACCTGGGCTCCATCGCGCGGGCGATGAAGAACTTCGGCGTCACCGATCTGGTGCTCGCGGCGCCGCTCACCTACGCATTCGGCGAAGCCGAGAAGCTCGCGGTGAAGAGTGCCGATCTGCTCGATCGCATGCGCGTGGAGCGCGAGCTCCCGCCGGCGCTGGGGCCGTACGTCTTCGTCGCCGGGACGACGTCGCGCACCTTGCCCGACCGACCGTCACTGAATGGCGAGCAGCTCGCGAAGCGCCTCCACGAAGAGCGTCAACGCGGGCCGGTGGCGGTGCTCTTCGGAAGCGAGAAGCGCGGGCTCTCCGACGCCGAGCTCGATCTCTGTCAGGCGGTGGTCACCCTGCCCTCGCAGCCGCCGCAGCCGTCGATCAATGTCGCGCAGTCCGCGGCGATCATCGCGTACGAGATTGGCAAGCTCGCCGCGCCGGAGTTGGCGCCGGCTGCAGCCACGACGCTGGCGACCCGGGAGCGCATGGAGGCGCTGTTCGGCTCGATGCAGAAAGCGTTGCTCCAGGCGGGGTTTCTCAATCCGCAGAATCCGGAAGACATCCTCGACGAGCTCCGTCGGCTGCTCGATCGTGCCCAGCCCAGCGAGCGCGAGGCGCAGCTGTTGTTGACTGCCTTCGCCAAGCTCGATCGCGCGCTGAAGAAGTGA
- a CDS encoding glycosyltransferase, which produces MDTVPTLAVPVSPPVRAREARVDVRTPLRVLAVLPAVPFPSNSGGLLRSLTQLRSLDAHFQLTVLALQRPLQDAEALRRSLTARVITVPFQAGGPEAMAAELGALTLGKPLFYARYAPRALARALEEALRKEPFDVVHFDHLHTAQLVPLVRKLQPRARVVLDQHNVEAQLVERMAPLAAPHLRLGLRWQARRLRKLETQIVREVDAVLACSSLDAAQFHKMGARCVEVVPNPATVDVHTTGRLPRRDIAYVGSFDWWPNIDAALVLAKDIWPRCEGKLPDARLMIVGRDPPEAILQLASPRVIVTGRVPSVGPYLDGARVAAVPLRAGSGTRLKILEAWAHGVPVVSTPLGAEGLPVRDGENVLLAEKPEHFARALLRVFEEPSLAAQLTEGALRSARAYHPARIGEQLAAFYRERLG; this is translated from the coding sequence TTGGACACCGTCCCGACGTTGGCAGTGCCCGTCTCGCCGCCCGTGCGCGCCCGCGAAGCGCGCGTCGACGTGCGCACGCCGCTTCGCGTGCTCGCCGTCCTTCCGGCCGTGCCCTTCCCGAGCAACTCCGGCGGCCTGCTGCGCTCACTCACCCAGCTTCGCTCCCTCGACGCCCACTTCCAGCTCACCGTGCTCGCGCTCCAGCGCCCGCTGCAGGACGCCGAGGCGCTTCGACGCTCGCTCACCGCGCGGGTCATCACCGTTCCCTTTCAAGCCGGCGGGCCGGAAGCCATGGCCGCCGAGCTCGGTGCGCTCACCCTGGGCAAGCCGCTCTTCTACGCGCGCTATGCGCCGCGCGCGCTCGCCCGCGCGCTCGAGGAGGCGCTGCGGAAAGAGCCCTTCGACGTCGTGCACTTCGATCACCTGCACACCGCGCAGCTCGTGCCGCTCGTCCGCAAGCTGCAGCCGCGGGCGAGGGTGGTGCTCGATCAGCACAACGTGGAGGCGCAGCTCGTGGAGCGCATGGCTCCTTTGGCCGCGCCACATCTTCGACTGGGGTTGCGCTGGCAGGCGCGGCGGCTGCGCAAGCTGGAGACCCAGATCGTGCGCGAGGTGGACGCGGTGCTCGCGTGCTCGTCGCTCGATGCGGCGCAGTTCCACAAGATGGGCGCGCGCTGTGTGGAGGTCGTGCCCAATCCCGCGACGGTGGATGTCCACACGACGGGACGGCTGCCCCGCCGCGACATCGCCTACGTGGGCTCCTTCGACTGGTGGCCGAACATCGACGCCGCGCTGGTGCTCGCCAAGGACATCTGGCCGCGCTGCGAGGGCAAGCTCCCCGACGCGCGCTTGATGATCGTGGGCCGCGATCCGCCCGAAGCCATCCTTCAGCTCGCGAGTCCACGGGTGATCGTCACCGGTCGCGTGCCGAGCGTGGGCCCGTACCTCGACGGCGCGCGTGTGGCGGCCGTTCCATTGCGTGCGGGCTCGGGCACGCGGCTGAAGATCCTCGAGGCCTGGGCGCACGGCGTGCCCGTGGTGTCGACGCCGCTCGGCGCCGAAGGCCTGCCCGTGCGCGACGGCGAGAACGTGCTCCTCGCCGAGAAGCCCGAGCACTTCGCGCGGGCGTTGTTACGTGTCTTCGAGGAGCCGTCGTTGGCGGCGCAGCTGACGGAGGGTGCGCTCCGAAGTGCGCGCGCGTATCACCCGGCGAGGATTGGGGAGCAGCTGGCGGCCTTCTATCGAGAGCGGCTCGGGTAG